The sequence below is a genomic window from Synechococcus sp. UW179A.
GGATGCATGCAGATCATTGATGTCGAGGAGAAGCTCTGAATCCGGATTAATCATGGAGAAAAATAAAGAAATACTGCTTTATTGGGGAGTTGATAAGGGGGATTACCCCACGGCTCCTTCCAGGCGAAGTGAGAGAAGTTTGTCAGCTTCTGCTGCAAATTCCATCGGTAACTGGTTATAAACGTCCTGACAAAAACCACTTACCATCATCGAGACCGCCTCCTCAAAACCAATACCGCGACTCTGCAGATAGAAGAGCTGGTCTTCTGAAATGCGGCAGGTACT
It includes:
- a CDS encoding SufD family Fe-S cluster assembly protein, with protein sequence STCRISEDQLFYLQSRGIGFEEAVSMMVSGFCQDVYNQLPMEFAAEADKLLSLRLEGAVG